The following nucleotide sequence is from Saccharothrix texasensis.
GGCGCGGCCTGGAGGCGGTCGGCATCTTCACCTGCGCCGTCACCGGCCTGCTGGTGTCGCCGGTGTCCTGGCCGTTCCACTGGGTGTGGGCGGCTCCCGGGCTCGCTGTCTGGCTGTGGTGGGCCTGGCGGCGCAGCGCCGCGCACGTGGCGGGCGCGGCGCTGACGTGGCTGGTGCTGGCCGCCTCGGGCGTGCTGACGTTCGTGATCGCGGTGGGCGCGCCGACCCAGACCTCCGCGGGCGAGGTGATGGCGGGCACCCTGACGACCGTCATCGTCCTCAACAGCCTGACCGTGGTCGCCGGCATCGTCTTCCTCGCCGCGCTCGCCGTCGCCCTGCGGCGCGCCGAGCGCCGGCCCGGCCCGCTGACGTCCCCGTCCTGAGCGCTACCCCCGTGTCGCAGCCTCGTAGACCGCCGCGAACTGCCGTTCGAGTGCCTTGTGCAGGCCGGCGCGCCAGTCGTCGGCCAGGCCCTGCGACAACGGGTCGGGGAAGATGTCCTCGGCGCCTTCCTCGATCCCGTCGAGGATGTTGCGCGCCACCAGTTCCGGCGACGCCTTCTCGGCGATCTCCAGCCCGGCGGTCATGTCCGTGTCCACCGGGCCGGTGAGGATCGAGTGCACGTTCACCCCCCGGGACGCCAGGATGGCGCGCAGCGACTGGGACATCGCGAGCACGGCCGCCTTCGAGATCGAGTACGACGCGCTCAGCGGGAGCGCCACGAAACCGTTCACCGAGATGTTGCTCGCGACGGCGCCGCCGCCTTCCACCAGCTTGGGCAGGAACGCCATGGTCACGTCGCGCACGCCGTAGAAGTTGACCGCGAGCATCCGGTCGAGCAGCTCCCGGTCCGCCAGGTCGTCGAACTCCAGGACGCCGGCGTTGTTGACGAGGACGTCGAGGGTGTCGACCCGCTCGACGGCCGCCCGGATGTGCGCGGCGTCGGTGACGTCCAAGGTGACCGGCACGACGCGCCCGTCCGGGTGCGACAGGGGTCGGCGGGTGCCGGCGTAGACCCGCGCGGCGCCCCGCCGCAGCGCCTCCTCGACCAACGCCTTCCCGATGCCGCGGTTGGCCCCGGTCACCAGGACCGCCTTGCCCGTGATGTCCATGCTGCTCCTCACGTGGGGTGGACGACCGGAATCGGCCCGTGCGCTCCACGTTATGGTCGAGGCCTGCCCGGAACTACTCGCGGATTGCCTCCGCGCCCATCGGACGAAATTTCCGCGCACCCTGCCGGAATGTGTCGGAAAATGCCGAAGAACGGCCGGGGAACCGTCGCCGCGGCCTTTCGGGAATGCCCTCCGCGCCCGCTACCGAACCGCGGCCCCGTCGCGCGGGCGCAGTCCGAACCAGACGAGCACGATGCCGGTGAACGTGAAGACGACGTTCACCGCCAGGGCCAGGTGGATGCCGGCCAGCTCGGTGCCCCCGGTGGCCGCGACCGCGCTGAGGACGGGGATGCCGATCGTGATCGCGACCTGCTGGGTCATCGAGGTGAGGCCGGTGGCCAGGCCCTGCTCCTCGTTCGGCAGGCCGGACGTGCCGGTCACGGTGTAGGCGACGATGGCCGCCACGTGGCCGAAGAAGCCGACGAACAGCGCCGGCAGCAGGATGACCAGGCCGAGGCGGTCGGCGCCGACGAACACCAGCGGCACCGTCGCGAGGGCCTGCACGGTCATGCCGGCGACCAGCACCTTCCGGTAGCCGTGCCGGCCGATGAAGCGCCCGGCGACCGGCCCCGCGAACACCGCCGCCAGCCCCGGCACGCCGAAGACCAGACCGGTGACCAGCGGGGTGAGCCCCAGGACGCGCTGCAGGTACAGCGTCATCAGGAAGATCATCGCCGTCTCCATGGTGAGGATGACGAGACCGGCGTAGTTGCCCCACTTCACCGTGGGGCGACTGAGGATCCGCACCGGCGTCAGCGGCGCGGCGGCACGCAGCTCGATCACCCAGAACGCGGCCAGCAGCACGACGCCGACGACCGCCGCGGCGACGCTGCGC
It contains:
- a CDS encoding SDR family NAD(P)-dependent oxidoreductase, producing MDITGKAVLVTGANRGIGKALVEEALRRGAARVYAGTRRPLSHPDGRVVPVTLDVTDAAHIRAAVERVDTLDVLVNNAGVLEFDDLADRELLDRMLAVNFYGVRDVTMAFLPKLVEGGGAVASNISVNGFVALPLSASYSISKAAVLAMSQSLRAILASRGVNVHSILTGPVDTDMTAGLEIAEKASPELVARNILDGIEEGAEDIFPDPLSQGLADDWRAGLHKALERQFAAVYEAATRG
- a CDS encoding MFS transporter, with product MTAEITTSPARFTGRERLVLLILLGAGFMLSVDFSILNVALPQVGEGVGLDLSALPWIASAYALPAAGFTLLFGRLADLFGRRRLLLGGMVLLTGASLLGGFATNPGMLLSARALQGLSTAMTIPAALSLLTTTFEEGARRDRVLGLNGALQSGGFTVGALVGGAMVSLLSWRAAFFINVPVAVLILVATPMLIGESRKPERVKPDVPGAVAVTGGLLAVVYAIVERSVAAAVVGVVLLAAFWVIELRAAAPLTPVRILSRPTVKWGNYAGLVILTMETAMIFLMTLYLQRVLGLTPLVTGLVFGVPGLAAVFAGPVAGRFIGRHGYRKVLVAGMTVQALATVPLVFVGADRLGLVILLPALFVGFFGHVAAIVAYTVTGTSGLPNEEQGLATGLTSMTQQVAITIGIPVLSAVAATGGTELAGIHLALAVNVVFTFTGIVLVWFGLRPRDGAAVR